CGGCATTGGTGACGGTGAACATCACCGCGCACCTTGAGCTCGTACGACTGCTCCTGCCGTCGATGGTTTCTCAGCGGCGTGGCCACGTGGCGCTGGTGTCGTCGATCGCCGGCTGCATGGGAGTCCGAGACGAGGCCGTGTATTCCGCGACCAAGGCCGCGCTGCGTACTTTCGCCGACAGCCTTCGATACGAGGTGCGGCCTGCCGGCATCGGGGTCTCCACCATCATTCCCGGCGTGGTCGACACGGAGTTTTTCGTACGACGCGGGAAACCGTACGATCGTCGCCGGCCCCGGCCTGTGTCGGCGACGAAGGTGGCCTCGGCGGTGGTGTCGGCTGTTGAGCGGAATCGGACTGAGGTGTTCGTACCGGCGTGGCTGCGGCTGCCGGCGCGTCTCCAAGGGGCCATGCCTGGCGTTGTTCGGTCTCTTCAGGGGCGTTTTGGGTGAGTCTGCCACGGGGGGTGCGTCGCTTGTTGTTCCGTTGAGTGAGGGGGGTTCTGGTTGTTTCGTTGGATGACGGGGGAGGTTCAGAGGGGCCGCCGAGCTTGGGTGGGTGGTTGCGTTGTGGTGGGCGGCGGCCCCTCCGAAAATGTGGTTGGCTGTGCCCGCCGACGGGGAGAACGAGCAAGCCAGGTCACGTATGGGAAGCAAGCCGTCGGGCTGGACGCCGATAGTTCTTCTGTAGCGCTAAATGTCTGTCTTGCCGGTTTGGGTTTGGTGGTAGGGGCTCTTTACTTGCGTCTGACGCACGCATGGGGGCCATGCGAACATTGGGTGGCAGTCGGGATGGTGCTGGTGTGACTAGTGGGGCTGACAATGCAGGCGAGGCGGCTGGCTGCGGTAGTACTTGTTTAACAAGACATCAAAGTGGGACATTGACCGACAAGGCTACGGCGGCTAGGTGGGCCAGGAGAGGTCGGTGCGGAGGTCGAGGTCGGCGATGGTGATCGGGTGGCCGGTGGCGATGGACGTGTTGGCGGCGATGCCGACGGCGATCGAGCGTACGCCGTCGCGATAATCCGACGCTCGCGACAGCGGATCCCCAGACGCCCCAACGAAAACGTCGCGGAGCAGCTTCGCGTCACCGCCGCCGTGAGCGCCGTCGCCGCCGGTGATCGGCACTTCCTGTGCCGCTTGCCAATGTCGCTGTACGACCAGTTTTTCGCTCTGTGGCCGGCTTTCCGTTGCCGCGACCATCTCCGGGGAAGCGCTCGGATCGACGACGGGGCGGCCGGAATCGGCCAGTACGGCGCCGCGCTCCACGACGGTCAGCTCGGCGCGGCCTTCGGTGCCGTTGACCGACACGACATAGCCTTCCCAGGGACTGTGCGAATTCAGCGAGTATGACATGGTCGCGCCGCTCGCGTAGTCCACGATCACCGACATGTTGTCCTCGATCGTGATCCCAGGCGCGAAAACATCCTGGTCGCGCAGATATCCATCGTAGGACTCGTTGTCCAGATAGAGCGCCTTCAGAGTCGGGTTCTCGCGCATGTCGAGCATGAACGGATCGCGTGATGCGACATCGATGCTGCCGCGCGGAGGCCGGTCGACCAATCCTCTCGCCGACGCGTTTTCCGAGCCGTAGAAGCGAAGTCCGCCGCTGGCGTACACGCGTGTCGGTATGTCGTGGATCCACCAGTTGACCAGGTCGAAGTGGTGTGATGCCTTGTGGACGAGCAGGCCGCCGGACTTCGCTTTCTCGCGGTGCCAGCGCCGGTAGTAATCGGCGCCGTGTGCGGTGTCCAGGACCCATTCGAAGTGGACGGACGTGACCTTTCCGATCTGTCCGGCGGCAATCACCTCACGCAACGCGGAGTTTCGTGGTGAGTAGCGATAGTTGAAGGTGACCGTGACCGATTTTCCGGTCTTCTCGATGGTCGCGGCGATGTCGCGGCAGCTGTCGGCGTCGATGGTCAGCGGCTTCTCGACGATGACGTCGGCGCCCGCCTCGAGCGCCGCGATGACGATCGAAGCGTGTGTGTAGTCAGGCGTCGTGACGATCACGCGGTCGACCGTCTGGGCCGCCAGCAGCTCCTCGACGGAGGCGTACGCCGGCAGGTCGGCGCCGATCCGTCGCAGGTGATGACCGATCCTGCCGCGGTTCACGTCGGCCACGGCGACCAGCTCGGCCACGTCCCGATGCGCGCCGACGCACGCGTCGAGATACATCTGCGCTCGTGATCCAAGCCCCACAATGGCGTACCGCATCAGCCTCTCCTCAGCATAGAAAGCGCTTTCCATCCTGACATGGCGCGCCGCTGCCCGGCCCGGCCGGACCCGGCCAAGTAGAGTCGCCTAGTTGTGGAAGAGGAACCGAGTCTCGACGGGTGGGCCGCGGAGGTCGCCGTCGTCGACGTCTACCGGCAGATCGGTGCCGTCCTGGGACGCAACGCGCGCTCGGTGATCACCGATCCGGTGATGTTCGACGTGGCGGAGACCCTGTTCGCGGCGTTCGCCGAGGCCGGCGAGCGCGGGCTCACGGTCGAGCAGATGCACGCGGCCTGCCGCCACCATCCGCGCGCGGTCGCCGAGGAGCGGGTACGCGTGTTGCGCGAGCTCAAGGCGATCCGGCCGGCCTTTGAGAAGCCGAACCCGCGCGAGTTCCAGGCGTCTTTCACCGCGTACGTGTCGCTGCTGTTCATCCAGCGGATGCTGCGCACGGGTGGCCAGGCCGAGCTGCACCAGCTGCTCGCGATCGAGCGGATCAACCTGGAGTCGCGCGACGCGTCCGAGGACGACGCGCGCCGGGTGGCGGCGGAGATCACGCGCGCGTTCCGGCTGCTGGCCAACGAGCTTGTCGGTCTGGCGGTCGGCGGCACGATCGAGGCGCTGCGCGAGCGCGCGCCGCTGCTGTGGAGTGCCGACGAGCTGATCACGCGCGCCACCGGCGTACACGGGCAGATCCTGGAGCGGTGGCCGTCGCTGAGCCGCGCGTGCATGGAGCTGCGAGCCGGCGTCGACGCATACCGCGACGCGTCCCAGTCGGCGTCGGCGCGGCTGGCCGACGACGCCGGTGCGACGCGTGCGCTGGACCTGTTGCCGGTCGAGATGTGGAACTCGTACGCGCAACGAGCGACCGTCGGGCAGCTAGCCGAAGTGCTGTCGACACATGTCTTCGACGCGCCGGCGGCCTGGCAGGACGTGGTGGCGCTGGACGAGGCGCTGCAGAGCACCGCCAAGCCGATGCCGACGCGCATCCCGCCGCCGCGGCCGGCGCTGCCGGACCGGCAGGCCGGTGAGTCCGCGCCGCGCGTCGACGCCGACCTGGAGCGGCTGCGTACGCTCGCCGAGGATTTGCTCCGCGGCCGCGAAGCCGTCAGCATTCCGGAGGTGCTGCGCGAGGTGGGGGACTGGTCGACGGCTCGGCGGGTCTTCGCCGACCTGACCGCGGCCAGCAACAGCCCGGAGCTGGGCTATCGGATCGACTGGGAGGACACCGTGGAGGTCGGGGGGACGGCCGCTCACTACATGACCCGTGGCTGGTTTCGGCGAGCGGCCTCGTGACCGAATCCGCTCTGTGGCTGGCGCGCGCTCGCGCGACCGGTCCACTGTTGGTCGATCCGGAGGTGCCCACGCCGGACGGCATGCGGCGGCTGCCGGAGCCGGGGACCGAGCAGGCCTGGCTCGTGCCGGCGACGCCTGACGAGGTGACGCCGTCGGTGGTCACCGAGCTTGGCCTCGGCCTCATCGGCGTCGAGCAGCCAAACGAGACCAACCGCGTGCTGTTGTGCTGTCTTCGTTGCTGTTGGAGCGATGCGGACAAGCCATGGCCTGGCGTGGCGGCGTCGATGGACGACATCCTCGACGTGGCCGCGCAGCTGGCGCCCGGCCGGTCCGCCGAGTCCACCAGGATGCTGACCGTCGGCGCGTTGCGCCGGCTCGCCACGCACCGCTGGATTTTGTTGGACGAAGCCAAAAGTGTCGTACGACTCGGCCCGGCGGTCGCGCTGTGGCCGGACTCCGACCTCGGTACGCTGCGCGACCTGTGCCGGGACATGCCGGGGCCGCGCGAATGACCGACTTCTACGCGCCGCTGCTGGACGCGCTGAGCGACCGCGAGCGGGACCAGGTGGTCGCGGCCTGGGCCGCGGTGGAATACAGCAGCGAGCCGGTGCAGGAGCTGCAGCTCGGCGCGCTGCGCGACGCGACGCTGCGGCAGCGGATCGAAGCTCTGCTGGCGAAATCCGGCCGTACGCTGGTCTCGGTCGGACCGGGTCTGTGGACCTCCGGCTATCGCGACGACATCGCCGAGCAGCTGGCCGAGCATGGCTGGGGGATCCTGCCGGAGCTCGACCGCGCGATCCTGACGCTCGTACTCGTCCATTCGGTGGCCATCCCGCGCTCGGAAGGCAAGCTGCCGCCTGGCACCTGGGTGTCGACTTTCCCCACGACGCCAACACATCTGCGGCGGATCTCGCAGCTGGCCGGCGGCCGGTCGATGACCGAGGCACTGGCGCGGCTGCGCGGCGCCGGCCTGATCCAGATGGTCCGCGGCGCCGACCCGACCACCGAAGGCGCGTCGTATCAGCCGGGGCCGCAGCTGCACCGGCTCACCCCGGCGGCCAGCCGCCGCCTGCAGGACCAGCTGATCCTCGCGGCCGGACCGGCGACCCCGCTGGCCGCCGCCATCCGTGCCCGCCGCGGGATATAGGAAGGACCGACTTTGCCGGCACCAGTGGAAAACTACACCGACGACGTGGTCGGCAACCGGGTCCTGGTCGGCCTGCAGACCGTACACATCTCGCGGTTGTCCATGCATCCGATCCCGATCAGCGCGGCCAGCCTGATCGCGGTCGCCGGCCAGGGACCGAAGGACTCCAACGGTGCCGGCAAATCCTCGCTGATCGGCTCGGCCAGCTTCATCCACGCCGACGACCAGTGGCGCTTCAACTCCGGCGCCACCTCGGCGCTGGACCTGCTGTTCACCGCCGAGGACGCCGGCCAGGAAGGCCGCTGGGCCGACGCCAAACACGGCTACATCATCGGAGTTTTCGCCGATCCACAAGCCGATACGCTGTCCGCACTGCAGGAATCCGCGCTGACGGTGTGGATCAGGATCGACCGCGAGCACAGTCCGCACGTCGTCTTCCGGTGGACCGACGGCCTGCGGCTGCCGGTCGGCCGCAGCGAGGCCGACCGGGAGAAATCGGCCGACGAAACCTGGGCCACGCTGGCAAAACGTGGCCGGCGGCGCAACGACCTGTCGGCCCGCGAGATGCCGCGTGTGCTGTTCGGCGATCACGTACGGTGTGTCTCTTTTCTTTCCACGTCCGTACGTGCAAGCGCCACCGCCAATCTTCTGGCGCAGCCGCTCAACGATCTGCCGGCACACCGAATTTTCTCCGCCATCGCCGCACTGACCGGCCTGGACCGAGAGATCGAGCAGGAGCGCGTCGGCCGCATTCGCGAGCACGAGGAGCGTCGCAAGGTCGCGCGCGCTGAGGAACTCCTTGCCGAGTGGGAAGAACACGCGCGTGCGATCGAGCGCAGCATCGACGACCGCGATGCCGCGCGTGCGTCCGTGCTGGAAGCCGAGCGGTCGTGGCGTTCGCGGGTCGCGGTCGCCGTCACCAAGGCGCATGACGACAAGCAGAGCCTCGACTTCGCGGTCGAGCGGCTGACCGACGAGATGACCGAGAAGAAGGAGAAGATCCGCGAGCTTTCCGCGCAGATCAACGAGGTCTCCAACGACGACGAGTTCCAGCAGAAGCAGCGCCTGGTCATGGAGACCCATCGCGGGCTGGCCGGCCGCGAGCGCTATCTGGAAGGCGAGCTGGCGCGGCGCGACGACCGTATCGAGCAGGACCAGAAAAAGGCCGACACGCTGCAGGAAGTCGCGCGTGACGCGGACGGCCGCGAGGAAAAGGCCGCGATGGCCGAGCTGGAGTCGGCCGTCGCCGCGCAGCAGGAGGCGGTCAAAGCCTGTGGTGTGGCGGAAAACCGGCTGGCGGCCGCCGGCGTACGGTTGACCTCGGCGGAGGCCGGTGAGGACCTGGCCCAGGAGGAGCTGTCGCTGCTCGCGGCGGCTGGCATCGAGGCGGTCGCGGTCGCCGACGCGGTGAGTGTTTCCGAGGAACAGCGGGCGAAATGGGAACCGATCCTCGCGCCATACCGGCAGGCAGTCGTGGTCGGTGCCGACGACGCGGAGGGCGCCGCTCGCGCGTTGAACGCGTTGCCGGGCTCGGTGATCGTGCCGGCGCACGCGGCCAAAGGCCGCAAACCCAAGGACCTGCCGGGAAACGCCGACTCGCGCTTCGACATTTCCGGTTTCCTCGCTGCGCTGTCCGGGGCGTACGAGCTGGCCGGCGATCCGTCGCGGGTGATCGAAAGCTCCAGTGGCGCGGTGATCGTCGGCGGCTTCTCGGAGCCGACGACCGGCCGCGCGCAGCGGATCGCGCGTGCCGAGTTCGAGCTCGAAAACCAGCGCGATCTGTTGGTGGTGGCCGAAGAACGTAAGCGCGAGGCCGATGTCCTGGTACGCGACGCCGAGCGCCGGCTGACCGGCGCACGTGCCGCCGAGGAGGTCGCCGCGATCCGCGAGGCGATCGAGACCAACCGGCTGGAGCGCGAGAAGATCGCCGCCGAGCTGACCGAGGTGCAGACGCGGCTCGACGTGGCGGCACGCGAGCGCGACAAGATGGTCGGTGACGCGGCCACCCGCAACGGCATCATCGACAACCTGCTCAAGGAACGCGACCGGCTTTCCCAGGACGTCAGCAAGATGCAGGACCAGCGTACGGAGCTGGAGGCACAGCGCGGTGGTTCGGCACTGCCGGAGTTGCTGGCCGAGTGGGGGCACGGTCTCGACGAGGCGAAGGCGTACGTGCTGGGACTCGACGAGGCGCAGCAGTCCTGGAGCGAGAACGACTGGTGGCTGGAGGCCGACCGGCACATGTCCGCCGCCATCTCCAAATGCTTCCCCGACCGCGAATCCGACTCGGTGCCCAGCGAGCTGCGCAATCTTTTCCAGCAATATCACGGTCACGGCGCCGGTCGGGCCATGCAGGCTCGGCAGGCGTTTCCGGCGCTGCGCGCCGCGGTCGCCGGTTACCTGCGACAGCAGGAAAGTTTCGACGGCCACCAGCGTACGCAGATCAGCGGCGAGCGCGCCGACCGGCACAAGGACCTAGCCGGTGCGCGGCTCGGTCACGAGCAGGCGAGCCAGGCGGCCGGCGCATACCGGTCGTCGCTGGCCGACGCGATCAAGAACCGGCTCAAGCTGGTGTCCGACGAGTTCGACCGGATCGACCGGAAATACGGCGGATACGGCGCGTCGCTGCACTATCCGGTGCCGGAGGCGCCGGCCGATCCGACGCAGCCGTGGACCTGGGAAGTGACGCCGATGTGGCGCCGCGCCGAGGGAAAACGGCTGATCGCCTACAACCGGCGGGGCAACACCGCGCAGATGGACGAAAAAGCGGTGAAACTCGTGTGCGCGGCCGCGATGGCCGGCGCGCAGGACCGGCCGCTGACGCTGATTTTGGACGAGCTGGGCCGAAATCTCGGCAAGCAGCACCGGCGTGAGGCGGTCTCGCTGCTCGGCCAGATCGGCGCCGACAGCGGCATCACGGTGATCGGCGCGCTGCAGGACGACATGGAACGCTATGCGATCGACGCCTGCGGCCAGTACATCAAGCTGCGGCGCAGCTCGGATTCCATGCCGTACAACGAACAGCCGGTGATCATCGGTTACGAGCCGAGGGCCGCTCGAGTCGAGTTGCTGCGCGGCTGGCTGACCGGCAACGGCTACGTGGAAACCGAGGAATCCGCATAGCCAGCGGCACGGCGGTTGCCATGCCGCTGGCTTTTGCGATCAGTGAGACGGAACGGCGGCCGGCGTCCAGCCGCGGTAGGTCGCGTTCCAGCCGGCGACATTGCGGTAGTAGTCGTATCCGCCGCCGGCCTTGGTGACATGGCCGATCGCACCGTTCACGCTGCTGGCGTAAAAGCCGCCGGCTCCATCGGAAATGCCGACGTGGCCGTACGCGCCGACATCCCAGTAGACGAAAGCGCCGAGCGGCGGGCTGTAGTTGCCGGGGTGCTGCGGAGCGCCGTTCCAGTGTGCGTTGGCCGAGGCCCACACGCCGGTCGTGCCGTACGCGTTTTCGACCGCTTTCTCGCAATAACCCTGCCAACCGGTGGAACCGTTGTGCGCCTGGAACCACTGGACGGCTCCCGACGGGGTGCCGTCGCCAGCGGCGTCAGGAGCGGCGACAACGGCCGCGATCGAGGTGTGTGCATCGGCCGCGACTGGCGCGGTCGTGACGGCCGCGGCGGTCAATGCGAGGATCGCGGCGACTTTGACGAGTCTCTCGGTGAGAGCGGACATGGCGCGACACCTTCCGGTCGGCGGGGATGACCGTCATCACGGTCGGGGAGCAAAGTTACCCATCGCCGATAAAGCCGGCAAGATCTCTTCATCCGACAAAAGCTGATATTTCGAGCCATGAAGTAATTGTCATACGATGTAAAGCGTGAAAATGTAGCCGGCGTGTACTTCTCGTCGCCGGCAAGCTTGGTCATCTGCGCGAACGTAGTTCCGTAACTGTGCATCTCGGCTGATGGCGACCGTGGATGTATGTCCGTTGTATGTCCTGATCCGATACTTCGCCTCATGAGTACTGATTCAAGGCTCCGCGATCGTCGTCGACTGGTCGGTGGCATCGCCGCTTTCCTGGTGATGGTGGGACTCCTGGCGATGGCTGCCAGCCCGTCCGCTGCCGCGGTCCAATCCGCAACCGTCCGCGCGGACATCGTCAACATCGCCAGCGGCGAGCTCGGCGTCGGTGAGAACCCGCCAGGCAGCAACTGCACCAAATACGGCCCGTGCGAGGCCTGGTGCGCGCTCTTCGCGACCTGGGTGTGGCAACATGCCGGCATCGGCATTCCGACGTACGCCTTCACCGGCGACATTTACACCTGGGGACAACGAAAAGGCCGCGCGCACTCGACCGACACCGGGATGCAGCCGGGTGACATCGTGCTCTATGGCACCGGCCCACAGAACACGGACACCAGCCTGCACACCGGCATCGTGGTGGCGGTCGGGACCGGCACGATCACGACGGTCGAAGGAAACTCCGACAACCAGGTCGAAAAGCACGGCCCGTTCGACCCGACCCACGCCAGGGACGCCGGCCGGCCCGGCAACATCTACGGCTGGGTCTCCGCCACCTGACCGCCAACTGCTGCCGGCCGGCGTACGGCGTCACCCGCGGTTGGATGCAGGCGTACGGCCGTCACGCCGGCCAGCAGCGCGATCGCCGCCAGGACAACGAAAGCGACCGCGTACGCGGCCGGGCCGGCGACCAGGTGACCGAGCTGCAGGGCGACCGCGGCCACCGCGACGCCAAGACCGGCGGCGGTCTGCTGAGCCGTGGCGGACAGCGCGTTGGCGTCACGCAGGTCGTCCGGCGGCGTGTCGCTGAAGGCGATCGTCGAATAGCCAGTGAGGCCGACGGAGCGCGCGACACCGCTCAGCAGCGCGACAGCGGCGATCACCACCAGCGGCGTGTCGGCGGTGAACCAGGCACACGCCACGACAGTCGCGGCCAGAGCGATGGCCGAGCCGGTCAGCAGGCGGCGAAATCCCAGGCGATTGAGCAGAAACGTCGTGGCTGGCTTGATGGCGAGGTTGCCGACGAAGACAAACAGCACGACCGCACCGGATTTTACCGGCGACCAACCAAAAACGTCCTGGAACAGCAGTGGCAGCAGAAACGGTAGGGCGCCGCAGGTGATCCAGAACAGCGAGCCACCGGTCACCGACGTGCGGAAGGTGGCGACGCGGAGCGTACGCAGGTTGACCAGCGGCGCCGGCGTACGCAGCAGATGCCAGCCGGCGACGCCGCCGGCGACAACCGTGACGACAAGGAAAACGACAACGGTCGGCGTCGGACCGGACTCTGACACCAGATGCGCCGCGTACGTGAGGCTGCCGAGCGAGCCACCGACCAGCGCGACGCCGAGCCAGTCGAGTCGCGGTGGTCGCGAGCCGGCGCCGGCGTCGATCAGCCGCCAGGCCACCGCGTACGCGACGACACCGAGCGGCACGTTGACCAGAAACATCCATCGCCAGTCCGCGTACGTCGTGATGAGGCCGCCGAGCAGCGGCGCGACGACCGGCGCGAGCAGACCCGGCCACACGACGTACGACATGACGCGCGGGATGTCCGGCTTGGCGGTGTTGGACAGCACGACCAGGCGGCCGACCGGCACCATCATCGCGCCAGCGGCGCCTTGCGCGATCCGCATGGCGACCAGCTGACCGAGATCCCGCGTCAGCGCGCATGCCAGCGACGCGAGCGTGAACAACGCGATGGCGGTGAGGAAGACGCGGCGCGCGCCGAAGCGTGCGGTGAGCCAGCCGCTGAGCGGGATGAGGACGGCGAGCGTGACAAGGTAGGCGGTGATGACCAGGCCGATCGCGGTCGGCGCCACGCGCAGCGCGCCCCCCATCTGCGGAGCTGCCGTCGACACGATCGTGCCGTCGAGGATTTCCATGAAGAAGCACGCCGCGACCAGCAGCGCGGTCGCGCGGTGGCGAGAGTCGATTGCCATGGCACCAGCCTGGCTGACAGGATTGCTGCACACCAGTTCCGATTAGACAACCCAAGATTGCGTCCGATGCAACTGCCAGATCTCAACCTGCTGCCGGCGCTCGACGCGCTGCTGCGCGAGGAGAGCGTCACCGGCGCTGCCGCGCAGCTCAACGTGTCCGCGTCCGCGATGAGCCGCACACTTGGCCGGTTACGCCGAGCCGTCGGCGACCCGCTGCTCGTACCAGCCGGTCGCGGTCTCACGCTCACACCCCACGCGCGCGAGCTGCGGCCGCGAGTCGAGGCCGCTCTGGCCTCGGCGCTCGGTGCGCTGCGACCGCAGCCCGCGACGGATTTGTCCAGCGTACGCAGGGATTTCGCGGTCCGGACCAGCGACGGCGTTGCGGTCGTGATCGGTCCGTCGCTGGTCGCGGCCGCGACGCGTGAGGCGCCGGGGATCCGGCTGCGGATCCTGCCGGAAGGCGACGAGGACCCGGCCGATCTGCGCGACCGCGTCGATCTCGACATCGGCGCGCTCGGCGACCTGCCGCCGGACATACGCACGCAGGCATTCGGTGGCGGCCACGGCTACGTGGCGGTGGCGCGGGCCGGCGCGGCCTACGCGACGGAGCCGCTCACGATGGCGGATTTCGTGGCGATTCCGCACGTCACCGTGTCCAGGCGCGGCCGCACGCACAGTGTGGTCGACGAGCGGCTCGCCGACGCGGGTCTGCGCCGGCGGGTGCTCGCGACCGTGCCGACCGCCAGCGCGGCCTGCTTTTTCGCCTTGCGGGCCGAGGTTTTCGCGCTCCTGCCGGACGTGATCGCGCGGCACGCGGCGACCGCGATGCCGCTGGCCCTGCTGGCGATCCCGCTCGACCTGCCGCCGGTGCGGATCGGCCAGGCCTGGCACGCACGCCACGACCGCGATCCGGCGCACCAGTGGTTGCGCGAGCAGGTCGCCGCGATCGCGGCCTAGGGTTTGTTTCGAAACAGACCCTAGATCTTTCGCTGCCAGGCGTCGATAACCATGACCGTACGCATGCCGACGCTGGTGTAGAGCGCGAGCGCCGGCGTCACGTTGTTGCTGTCGACGTGCAGGATCGTGCCGACCCGGCCGGCCGCGGCGTCGGCGGCGATCGCGGTGGTCAGCAGGAGCCGGCCGAGGCCCCGGCCGCGATACGCGGGACGTACGCCGATCGTCGCCACATATCCGCAGTTTTCGTCCGGCACGAAGTTGTTGTCGCTGATCACCAGCGCCGCCGGCTCGCCGTCGACGTGCGCGACGAGCGTACGCGACCAGTCGTTCACGCTTTGCGTGTCGTGGCGTTGGAACCAGTGTTCGTACGTGACCGGCACGAATCCGAAGTGTGCGGCGAAACTTTCCTGGTGGATCAGGTGCGCCTCGCGCCGGAGCTCGTCGGTGACGGCCGGATGCAGCGTCATGCCGGCCGGCAGTCGCGGCGCGGCGACCGGTCCGTCGAAGTCGACGCGCAGCCGGTGATAGCTGGTGGCCTGGGTGAATCCGTACGAGGAAACCTCCGCCCGCTTGGCCTCGTCGACGCGATAGACGTCGGTGTCCAGCGTGGCGCCGGAAAACCCCATCTCGGCGACCATTTCCTCGGCTCTGCCAAGGACTTTCGACCAGATCAGCTTGCGGACGTCGTCGTCGGCGCCTGGCCGTACGGTGAGGCCGATGAGAAACAGGTCGCTGGTCTGACCTTTGCTGCCAATGCTCGCATAGGCCTGCAGCCGGCCGTGGTCGTCACGGACCAGCCACCAGTTGCGTCGCAGGTCCTGGCCGGGATCGGCCAGCTCGTCGCGAATGTTGTCGAGCGTCAGGTCCGGCGCGCCGACGACGCTCGTGTCGTACGCGGCGACCAGGTCGTGGATCTCCGCCGCGTCGTCGAGCGTCGGTCGGCTGATCGGAAATGCGTCCATACCGTTGAGTGTGCTGAGCCGGCTCCGCCGGCGCATCCGAATTGACGTGCGACGGTCAAGCGTGGTCCCTACACTGACGCGGTGGCGTATGAAGTGGTGACGACGGGGGACCGGCCGGACCTGGATCCGGGTGCCGCGTTTCGGGACGGTTGGCCGGAATTCATCTTCCACGACCGGATCGCCGCCGAGTTCACCGAGCGCGTCGGAAACTACTTTCCGCAGTTTGACATCCTGTTGCTGGGCGACGGCGAGATCGTCGCCGGCGGTTGGGGTGTGCCGATCGCCTGGTCCGGCGAGATCCTGGCCGGCGGCTACGACGCCGCGCTCGCGCTTTCGGTCACCGGCCACGAAAACGACACCGAGCCGGACACCTTCTGTGTGATGGCCGCGGCCGTACGCGCCGACCAGCGAGGTGCCGGCCTGGCCGGTCGTGTGCTGACGGCGCTGCGCGAGCGTGCGGTCGCCGCCGGGCTGTCGAAAGTCATCGCACCGGTCCGCCCGACGCTGAAGACGCGCTATCCGCTGACGCCGATGGCACGCTTTGCCGAGTGGACCCGCGAGGACGGCCTGCACGTCGACGGCTGGATCCGTACGCACCAGCGGCTCGGCGCCACCATCGTCGGGCCGGCGCCGCGGTCGATGGAGATCGCCGGATCCGTTGCGGAGTGGGAATCCTGGGCCGGGATGCGGTTTCCCGACTCCGGCTCGTACGTCGTTCCGGACGCGCTCGACCTGGTGGTGATCGACCGCGAGGCCGACACCGGCACGTATGTGGAGCCAAACCTATGGATGCGCCACCGCTAAGGCGTGGTGGCCTCGACCATTGGGTGACAGCAACGAAAAACGTGCTCGCCGGCGCCGTTCACCGAGTCGACCTCCATCGCGGGCATCTCGCCGGCGCAGGTGTCGTCGGCGCGCCAGCAGCGCGTACGGAAAGGACAACCGCTCGGCGGATGGGTCGCCGACGGCACCGGACCGCTCAGCGGAATTGGCTCAAGCGGCGCCAGGAGGCCAGGTGTGGCCGAGAAAAGCGCCCGCGTGTACGGATGGCGGGCCTGGTCGGGCACCGAGCCGGCCGGTGCCACCTCGACGATCCGACCCAGATACATCGTGACCACCCGGTCGCTCATCCGCCGTACGGTCTGGATGTCGTGTGACACGAACAAAAGCGCCAGTCCGAGCTGTTGC
The nucleotide sequence above comes from Fodinicola acaciae. Encoded proteins:
- a CDS encoding GNAT family N-acetyltransferase; the protein is MDAFPISRPTLDDAAEIHDLVAAYDTSVVGAPDLTLDNIRDELADPGQDLRRNWWLVRDDHGRLQAYASIGSKGQTSDLFLIGLTVRPGADDDVRKLIWSKVLGRAEEMVAEMGFSGATLDTDVYRVDEAKRAEVSSYGFTQATSYHRLRVDFDGPVAAPRLPAGMTLHPAVTDELRREAHLIHQESFAAHFGFVPVTYEHWFQRHDTQSVNDWSRTLVAHVDGEPAALVISDNNFVPDENCGYVATIGVRPAYRGRGLGRLLLTTAIAADAAAGRVGTILHVDSNNVTPALALYTSVGMRTVMVIDAWQRKI
- a CDS encoding Gfo/Idh/MocA family protein produces the protein MRYAIVGLGSRAQMYLDACVGAHRDVAELVAVADVNRGRIGHHLRRIGADLPAYASVEELLAAQTVDRVIVTTPDYTHASIVIAALEAGADVIVEKPLTIDADSCRDIAATIEKTGKSVTVTFNYRYSPRNSALREVIAAGQIGKVTSVHFEWVLDTAHGADYYRRWHREKAKSGGLLVHKASHHFDLVNWWIHDIPTRVYASGGLRFYGSENASARGLVDRPPRGSIDVASRDPFMLDMRENPTLKALYLDNESYDGYLRDQDVFAPGITIEDNMSVIVDYASGATMSYSLNSHSPWEGYVVSVNGTEGRAELTVVERGAVLADSGRPVVDPSASPEMVAATESRPQSEKLVVQRHWQAAQEVPITGGDGAHGGGDAKLLRDVFVGASGDPLSRASDYRDGVRSIAVGIAANTSIATGHPITIADLDLRTDLSWPT
- a CDS encoding CHAP domain-containing protein is translated as MSTDSRLRDRRRLVGGIAAFLVMVGLLAMAASPSAAAVQSATVRADIVNIASGELGVGENPPGSNCTKYGPCEAWCALFATWVWQHAGIGIPTYAFTGDIYTWGQRKGRAHSTDTGMQPGDIVLYGTGPQNTDTSLHTGIVVAVGTGTITTVEGNSDNQVEKHGPFDPTHARDAGRPGNIYGWVSAT
- a CDS encoding LysR family transcriptional regulator: MQLPDLNLLPALDALLREESVTGAAAQLNVSASAMSRTLGRLRRAVGDPLLVPAGRGLTLTPHARELRPRVEAALASALGALRPQPATDLSSVRRDFAVRTSDGVAVVIGPSLVAAATREAPGIRLRILPEGDEDPADLRDRVDLDIGALGDLPPDIRTQAFGGGHGYVAVARAGAAYATEPLTMADFVAIPHVTVSRRGRTHSVVDERLADAGLRRRVLATVPTASAACFFALRAEVFALLPDVIARHAATAMPLALLAIPLDLPPVRIGQAWHARHDRDPAHQWLREQVAAIAA
- a CDS encoding MFS transporter, translating into MAIDSRHRATALLVAACFFMEILDGTIVSTAAPQMGGALRVAPTAIGLVITAYLVTLAVLIPLSGWLTARFGARRVFLTAIALFTLASLACALTRDLGQLVAMRIAQGAAGAMMVPVGRLVVLSNTAKPDIPRVMSYVVWPGLLAPVVAPLLGGLITTYADWRWMFLVNVPLGVVAYAVAWRLIDAGAGSRPPRLDWLGVALVGGSLGSLTYAAHLVSESGPTPTVVVFLVVTVVAGGVAGWHLLRTPAPLVNLRTLRVATFRTSVTGGSLFWITCGALPFLLPLLFQDVFGWSPVKSGAVVLFVFVGNLAIKPATTFLLNRLGFRRLLTGSAIALAATVVACAWFTADTPLVVIAAVALLSGVARSVGLTGYSTIAFSDTPPDDLRDANALSATAQQTAAGLGVAVAAVALQLGHLVAGPAAYAVAFVVLAAIALLAGVTAVRLHPTAGDAVRRPAAVGGQVAETQP
- a CDS encoding CHAP domain-containing protein, translated to MSALTERLVKVAAILALTAAAVTTAPVAADAHTSIAAVVAAPDAAGDGTPSGAVQWFQAHNGSTGWQGYCEKAVENAYGTTGVWASANAHWNGAPQHPGNYSPPLGAFVYWDVGAYGHVGISDGAGGFYASSVNGAIGHVTKAGGGYDYYRNVAGWNATYRGWTPAAVPSH
- a CDS encoding SDR family NAD(P)-dependent oxidoreductase; translated protein: MKLAGATALVTGGSSGIGAVVAKLLAARGAHVLVVGRDTARLAASGFACLAVDLGSADAPSAIVEWAGDVDVFVGNAGVGYAGPVAAMTDSVAALVTVNITAHLELVRLLLPSMVSQRRGHVALVSSIAGCMGVRDEAVYSATKAALRTFADSLRYEVRPAGIGVSTIIPGVVDTEFFVRRGKPYDRRRPRPVSATKVASAVVSAVERNRTEVFVPAWLRLPARLQGAMPGVVRSLQGRFG